The genome window CGCTTGAAATTAAAGTCAAGGAATGAACTTTATCTGGATTTAACTCGCAAAATCGTGTGGCAATGAGTCCACCCATAGAGTGCCCTACAAGATGAACTTTATCTATGCCTAGTGCAATTAAAAAATCAGAAACAAATTGCGGATAAACCTCTACTTTTTGTTTCTTTTTAGGTTTATCAGTCAGTCCAAAACCTAATAAATCAAGTGCAACTACAGTATAATGCTTTGATAATTCAGAAATATTATGTTCCCAAATCTCTATTGAAAAAGCAAAACCATGCAAAAGTAATAAAACAGTCTTTTCTTCACCAATTTTCCAATACCTTGTATTATAGCCGTTAATAAGAATATAACGATCATTCATGGTACTCATGTGACTCCCCTCAGCGAACTTTCAGGACCTTTGTCACAAAAGACTACATGAAATCTTCTTGAACTCCTAAACCTGGATAAGGTTGGCTTCGTTCTGATAAGGTGTATTTACGAATAAAGGTGAAGCATCAAATCCTAAGGCTAAAATTCTATCTGCCACGGATAAATCTAAATAAGGTAACCATGCCTGAGGGGCATTTTTTGTAGTTATACCGTAACGCAAAGGAAACAAAGCTGTAGGATGCAACTGAGGTTTTGAAGGAGGTCTTTGTAACTTAATTCCCAGCTCCTCAATTGTCTTCGATCCTTTTTTCATATTACAAGTTTTACAAGCAGTAACTATATTTTCCCAAGTAGTTTTTCCGCCTTTGGCAGATGGTAACAGATGATCAAGAGTTAAAGTGGAAGCTCCCCCTTGACTCATACAATATTGGCAACGAAAACCATCTCTTAAGTAAACATTCTGCCGAGAAAAACGGGGACCATTTAAGCGTTTTGTTCTTGGGCGGCAACCATTCAATCGAACAATCCAAGGGACTTTCCAGGTTTTTGCAACACCTTGAATCTGTCTCTCTGAATCCATGATAGAAGTAACACGCCCTGCATAAAGCAAAACAAAACCGAGTTCCATAGTTACAATCTTTACAGGTTCATATCTTGAATCAAGAACAAGCACTTTTCTTTCAAAACTGCCCATAATACTTCCTGGTTACTGATAAATTCATCAGGCGCGCCACTTCCCAATCAATTATTTTATAAATTGATGACAAAACGTCTCATTATGTTTTTCTGTTCTAACGAATATCTTATCGGTCGGAAAGTAACAAATCAATAGTGTTTCAGGTCAAAATTATTTACTATGCGTAGGATCAGTCGTAGATAAAATGATATAAAGTCCAGCAACTACTAAAAGTATTAAGAAAAAAACCACAAAGCCTAATAATATAGCTTTTCTCAGATCCTTTGATTGTTTTTTTTTGGTATAAATTTTCCAAAGTTGCTTAGTCTCATCGCCACTACTTAATGCAATTGGAGTTGTTTTATTTTCTGTGTGCAGCAATTTATTTTTATTATTTTCCATCTTTTTTTTCTCCAGAATACATCCAATCAAATTCAGGCCAATGCCGAAGTAAAATAGTTTCTTCCTGAGTAAGGAAAAGACAGTTCAATTGTTGGTAAAAATCGGAAAAAGAAGTTGTTCTTAGCAATTGAGGTTGCAAAAACGGTTCTCCTAAACCACTACGCAAAGAATTCCATATCATTTTGACCTTTGCAAAGCTCTGTCTGTCAATCACTATATCTTGTGGGGGAATAAATGATCCATAATATGCTATAACCAATTTTGCATAATATTGCTCCCAAGCAGAAAAATCATTGAAACATGTTTCAGAAAATAATCCGTTTTTTGCTTCTGATAAAAATCTTTCAGGATCCTTTTGAAAAAAATCTTGCATTACAGCATAACTAGCAAGAGCTAAACTCAATACTCCAAAAGTAACAGTAACTTTTTTTCCTGAACTTAACTCCTGAAATATCCAAGGATTACGCAACGCTCCTCGACCAATAATTAACTTTCTAACATCATGACATTGTTGGTAAAAATTTTGAAAAGACTCAAGATCAAGAACGTCCCCAGATCCTACTACAGGAAAGGAACAAACTTTTGTAGATAAAGAAACAAGTTCCCAGCGCGAATGGGAAGTATATTTTTCCGCACGAGTTCTTGCATGCAAAGTAAGTTGAGCCAACCTCCGAGCAGCGATAACCTCTAGCAATTGAGGAAATTCTGAATGCTGATGAAAACCAGAGCGCATTTTTATACTAAAGCGATTAGCTCCAATTCTATCTTCTAATTCTTTAGTAAATTTATCAAAAATTTCAGGAGTTTGTAATAAGCTACTGCCAGCATGACTACCAACCACTTTCGGAGATGGACAACCGCAGTTGATATCAACAAAACTTGTAACTTGTAGCAGCGGTGAAGCAATTCTTTCTAAATCTTCTGGCGAATTTCCCATCAATTGCGGAATTAGAGAATAAGGAACAACGTCTTTTAGGTCAAAAATTTCTGCTGCATACGTTGAAGGTACGCGTTTCCAAGGGTAATCTTTAGTGACTCGCAAAAAAGGCGTCATAGCAAAGGCTGGGCGAGAAACTACTGAAAACCATAGTCTTGTCGCTATGCAAGTCACACCTTCCATAGGAGCAAGTCCAATTTGGATATTTCTGTAGGTCGAATTTGTTAAATGGTTTGGCACGTGTTTTCCTTTTTTGCTTACTTTCCAGCCCAAAGTGCTGCTCGAGAGTTTGTATATTTTAAATTAGATTTGGCTTCAACTAGAAAGAAACAGGCATAAACGTATGGAAAATTTGCAGTCACATGAACGGATTGGTTTAACTGGTGCCTCAAGCTTTTTAACTGGCTTAGTGTTAAAGCGGTTAGCATCTTTAGCAAGCATAAAAGAAATTCATATTTTTGATATCAAGCCTCCTACAGTAACATCAACAAAATTCATCTTTCATAGAGTAGATCTTACCAAGGATGAGGCAAGTGAAAATATAGCTGCTGTATTAATAGAAAATAAGGTTACAGCATTTATCCATGGAGCACTTTTTTCTGGACCCACTAGAAGAAAATCATATCATCATGAAGTAGAATCTATCGGGACGTTTCATGTTTTAAATGCAATGGCAGAAGCTAAAATAAAAAAACTAGTTGTACACGGGGCAACATTTGTCTACGGAGCGCATCCTAAAAATCCAAATTTTATTCATGAAGATTATTCTCTCATTTCACAAGGTCCGCATTTTGTTAGAACTCGTGTTGACGTTGAAAACCAAATTCAAGATTTCATTTATAATTATCCAGAATGCGCCGTAACTATTTTAAGATTTGCGCCAATTCTAGGACCTAATTCAACCAATATTCGTGCGCGTTACTTTTTTGCAGGTATTATTCCAAAAGTTTTAGGTTACGATCCTCTTGTGCAATTTATCCATGAAGATGATGCTGTGCGAGCACAATTAGCCGCTTTATCTGCAAATATATCCGGTGTATTTAATATTGTTGGAAGAGGTGTACTTCCTTTAAGTACAGGAGTGCATATGTCTGGTAAAATTCCTGTACCCTTTATTTCACCTATGTGCCGTTCGTTTTTTGCAGCTGGTTATGCTTCGCGTATTTGGGAACTTCCAGCAGAAATTGTCCCATTTTTCCAATATATTTGTGTTGCAGATGGAAAAAAAGCTGCAGATCTCCTTGGATTTATTCCTAAATACTCCAGTAGACAAGCGCTAAAATCAATGATTGAAGCAAATCGCTTAAGAAAAATAGGTTTCTCAATGCCATCTTCTTCATTAGGTGAAGATGTAGCTTATGCTACTTCGCAAGGGTTTCAACAAATTTTCTAAGGATAAAAAATGTATGGCTATGAATCTTAATGAGAAGCATCAACAGCAAAGTTCAAATGAAAATTTGCATCACTTTTCTAATCAAATATTCAATATTAGAAAATTGTTTGTTGATCAATTTAATCGAATAGAAAGAGATCTCCAAAGTAAATTTAATAATAATCAAGAAAAATTTGCAACGAAAGAAGAATTGTATAATGTTCTTGGTAAAATGCAAGAATTTAGACATGAAATAGAAAAAATTCTTACCATTCACGACGATCAAGGTAACAGTGAAAAACCTACCGATGATTTAGTAAAGGGCTTAAACCCTTTTAATATTAGAAAAAAATATCATGAATTATCGTTAAGTTTACGAAGTGAAGAAGTAGATTCTTTTGGTTATGATCCCATTTTTGATCAATTTTTAAGACCACTATTAGATTTCTTTTATTTAAAATACTGGCGAGTTGAAACATATGGAATATCTAATATTCCAGCCGAGGGACCTGCTTTATTAGTTGGAAACCATTCTGGAGGATTGCCTTATGATGCTACAATGTTAAAAGTGGCGATTCAAAAAGAACATCACATGCATCGCGAATTAAGATTTATGGTTGAAGATTTTCTTTTTCATTTTCCATTTCTTGGTTCATTAATGAATAGGTTTGGCGGAGTAAGAGCCAGTCAAGAAAATGCGCAACAATTATTAGAAAATAATCAACCCGTAGTAGTCTTTCCTGAGGGTGTAAAAGGTCTCGGTAAATTATACAGAGATAAATATCATCTTGCACGATTTGGCCGTGGTGGATTTATTCGCTTGTGTTTAAGAACACGTGCTCCTTTAGTGCCTGTTGCATTTATCGGACCTGAGGAAATTCACCCTATGTTAGCTCGCGAAACTGTTTTCTCCCGCATGATAGGAGTTCCATATACGCCGATTACATGGACTTTCCCATGGTTAGGACCATTTGGTCTTATCCCCTTGCCTAGTAAATGGAGTATCCATATTTTACCACCAATTGATTTCAAAAATTTTGGCCCTGGTTCAGAAAAAGATCGTGTTTTAGTTTATAAAATGAGTAAAATGGTAAAGGAACAAATTCAAGATACAATAGTTGATAAATTAAAAAACAGGCGGAGCATTTGGTTTGGATAAGGGGATATTATGTCACAAAAGATTAGAGTAATTTATAATCAAAAAGGTGGTGTGGGAAAAACAACAATTGCTGTTAATTTAGCTGCCTGTGCTGCAATGAAAGGGAAAAGAACATTATTAATTGATTCTGACCCACAAGGTAACGCTACTAGTTACATTTTGGGACATAATAATCAACCAGAAAAAACCCTTGCAGATTATTATGAGAGTTGCTTGCATATCAATATTTTTCGCCAATCCTTATTTGATTATATAATCCATAAAACAAATATTCCAAATCTACATCTTATTGCTTGTAATCGAGAACTAGAAGAACTAAGAACAAAACTTGAAAATAAGCATAAAATAATGAAATTAAAAGATGGTCTAAAAAATAATACCTACGATCATGTTTATATTGATCCTCCACCTGCTAACGATTTTTTTAGTTTAGCCTGCCTAATTGCAGCTACAGAAATTATCATTCCAATAGATTGTGATGCATTTAGCATCAAAGCAGCCCACGAAATTAAAAATACAATTGAAGAAGTGAAGCAAGATCACAATCCGAATTTATTAATCCGAGGAATGATAGTAAATCAATTTCAAAAAGGAACTAAACATTCGGCAGGTATCCTTCAAGATCTGCGGAAAGTTGGTTTTGATATTATTGAACCATTTATCCCAACGAGTATAAAAGTAAGGGAATCTCATTCTGAAGTAAAACCAATTGTACTTGGACATCAAGATCACACTGTGAGCCAAGCTTTCGTAAATATTTTTAATAATATAGAAAATTTATCAAATAAAAATGAGAAAAAGAAAAACTATGAATTAGATACTAGCATTTAAATTAATTTATTTCTAATAGAACTTTTACTTTTATTTTTTTTGAGAATTTTTTATCTGTTTCTGAAACTGCCAGAACTTCAAATTCACCAAAATAAATTCCGACAGGTAATCTAATATTTTTTTCTTTATCAAAATCGATAAAAAGAGCCGCCTGATTTTCTGTGTAAAAAGTAGCAAAATTATTTATAGAAGAATTAAATCCATATCCTAAATATCTTTGCGCAAATAAAAATACATCATAAAATCCCGTACCATTTTTATTCATTAATTTTATTTTTAATTCTGTTCCAACTTTTTCTTGAAATATCTCATTTTGTTCATGGAATGTTTTTTGTGGACCAATTCCAAATGGTTGAATGGGAACAATAAATGCGACAGGTCCA of Pigmentibacter sp. JX0631 contains these proteins:
- a CDS encoding NAD-dependent epimerase/dehydratase family protein codes for the protein MENLQSHERIGLTGASSFLTGLVLKRLASLASIKEIHIFDIKPPTVTSTKFIFHRVDLTKDEASENIAAVLIENKVTAFIHGALFSGPTRRKSYHHEVESIGTFHVLNAMAEAKIKKLVVHGATFVYGAHPKNPNFIHEDYSLISQGPHFVRTRVDVENQIQDFIYNYPECAVTILRFAPILGPNSTNIRARYFFAGIIPKVLGYDPLVQFIHEDDAVRAQLAALSANISGVFNIVGRGVLPLSTGVHMSGKIPVPFISPMCRSFFAAGYASRIWELPAEIVPFFQYICVADGKKAADLLGFIPKYSSRQALKSMIEANRLRKIGFSMPSSSLGEDVAYATSQGFQQIF
- a CDS encoding lysophospholipid acyltransferase family protein, whose translation is MAMNLNEKHQQQSSNENLHHFSNQIFNIRKLFVDQFNRIERDLQSKFNNNQEKFATKEELYNVLGKMQEFRHEIEKILTIHDDQGNSEKPTDDLVKGLNPFNIRKKYHELSLSLRSEEVDSFGYDPIFDQFLRPLLDFFYLKYWRVETYGISNIPAEGPALLVGNHSGGLPYDATMLKVAIQKEHHMHRELRFMVEDFLFHFPFLGSLMNRFGGVRASQENAQQLLENNQPVVVFPEGVKGLGKLYRDKYHLARFGRGGFIRLCLRTRAPLVPVAFIGPEEIHPMLARETVFSRMIGVPYTPITWTFPWLGPFGLIPLPSKWSIHILPPIDFKNFGPGSEKDRVLVYKMSKMVKEQIQDTIVDKLKNRRSIWFG
- a CDS encoding ParA family protein, whose protein sequence is MSQKIRVIYNQKGGVGKTTIAVNLAACAAMKGKRTLLIDSDPQGNATSYILGHNNQPEKTLADYYESCLHINIFRQSLFDYIIHKTNIPNLHLIACNRELEELRTKLENKHKIMKLKDGLKNNTYDHVYIDPPPANDFFSLACLIAATEIIIPIDCDAFSIKAAHEIKNTIEEVKQDHNPNLLIRGMIVNQFQKGTKHSAGILQDLRKVGFDIIEPFIPTSIKVRESHSEVKPIVLGHQDHTVSQAFVNIFNNIENLSNKNEKKKNYELDTSI
- a CDS encoding tRNA-dihydrouridine synthase family protein, whose protein sequence is MPNHLTNSTYRNIQIGLAPMEGVTCIATRLWFSVVSRPAFAMTPFLRVTKDYPWKRVPSTYAAEIFDLKDVVPYSLIPQLMGNSPEDLERIASPLLQVTSFVDINCGCPSPKVVGSHAGSSLLQTPEIFDKFTKELEDRIGANRFSIKMRSGFHQHSEFPQLLEVIAARRLAQLTLHARTRAEKYTSHSRWELVSLSTKVCSFPVVGSGDVLDLESFQNFYQQCHDVRKLIIGRGALRNPWIFQELSSGKKVTVTFGVLSLALASYAVMQDFFQKDPERFLSEAKNGLFSETCFNDFSAWEQYYAKLVIAYYGSFIPPQDIVIDRQSFAKVKMIWNSLRSGLGEPFLQPQLLRTTSFSDFYQQLNCLFLTQEETILLRHWPEFDWMYSGEKKDGK
- a CDS encoding HNH endonuclease, whose amino-acid sequence is MGSFERKVLVLDSRYEPVKIVTMELGFVLLYAGRVTSIMDSERQIQGVAKTWKVPWIVRLNGCRPRTKRLNGPRFSRQNVYLRDGFRCQYCMSQGGASTLTLDHLLPSAKGGKTTWENIVTACKTCNMKKGSKTIEELGIKLQRPPSKPQLHPTALFPLRYGITTKNAPQAWLPYLDLSVADRILALGFDASPLFVNTPYQNEANLIQV